A stretch of Microcoleus sp. FACHB-68 DNA encodes these proteins:
- a CDS encoding NUDIX hydrolase: protein MQREPIPTRYSAIVIVRLEQQFLLVQECNYGQPWYFPAGRIEPGETWIEAAQRETLEEAGISVILEGIIRIEYTPVDGISAGVRVFFVARPKDNTPPKTIADEESLGAAWFTLEEIENLPLRGQDVREICHYVAGGGIIYPLELVTFKGSAL, encoded by the coding sequence ATGCAACGTGAACCAATTCCGACTAGGTATTCTGCAATCGTTATTGTTCGGTTAGAACAGCAGTTTCTGTTAGTTCAAGAATGTAACTACGGTCAGCCGTGGTATTTTCCAGCCGGCAGAATTGAGCCGGGAGAAACTTGGATAGAGGCGGCGCAGCGGGAAACATTAGAGGAAGCCGGAATTTCTGTGATTCTTGAAGGAATTATTCGCATTGAATACACCCCTGTAGATGGAATATCGGCTGGTGTTCGAGTGTTTTTTGTTGCGCGTCCGAAAGATAACACACCCCCGAAAACAATAGCAGATGAAGAATCTTTAGGTGCAGCCTGGTTTACTTTAGAAGAAATAGAGAATTTACCGCTTCGCGGACAAGATGTTCGAGAAATCTGTCATTATGTAGCCGGCGGTGGCATAATTTACCCGCTTGAGCTGGTAACTTTTAAAGGGAGCGCCCTTTAG
- a CDS encoding TonB family protein, producing the protein MENASPLNSLRTTLLQPTWLAIFASVGIHALLAVGWPLLPLSSKTVKSASTINVIQLTPQEQRLLPDLSSRSQITLPPIPSPINSLPPLPALPGEGELPKLPPLDNQVTAYNFPPLPPPNAFPKLTDLPPPISLPDLYSAIPPTPLQDWSNLTSPADIPDGSNLLQNNSVQGSLDQRQKMASANWGALPAPPPLTNFPPPVTSGGILPNTGLQAGLSPLDQMLAADLPDNPPAREVQQKVAETLKKRQQIALRQQQQDQAVRKTDAAGATALAKPGTPNSSSLTPEQQRRAQEERIAAAMMRQRQQQQQAAATATGSISENDQLRLRATEAYTSYVAKVKQTNPDAVPASPQVLQARYPKEAGSPQKEAAALVGVTVDPQGKVVEVMLLMSTGDAAVDKAALQAAMQDEYPPNEKPIVYQVVVQFQTGNSPQNAAPATEKPAQNQQPTPEKPATEKPAQNQQPTPEKPATEKPAQNQQPTPEKPAPELIPEQPLPAPTQPEQSAPTPEKPAAEQLEKPPTPGAGASDLIPEQPASAPESGAPAQNPDKSTSAPKKPAVNQTSKGSSAVPQQPAAPPAEAAAPTPEKPAAPQTEATTPAPEKPAATPTEAATPAPEKPAATPTEAATPAPEKPAAPQTDALTPAAKQPAATPTEAATPAPEQPAPDLIPEKSPPTKESALPSLP; encoded by the coding sequence ATGGAAAACGCCTCCCCCTTGAATAGCCTGCGAACAACACTGTTGCAGCCAACTTGGTTGGCCATCTTCGCCTCAGTGGGCATCCATGCACTTCTCGCTGTGGGGTGGCCCCTGTTGCCCCTGTCTTCCAAGACAGTGAAGTCGGCCTCAACAATTAATGTTATCCAATTAACTCCCCAAGAACAGCGCCTCCTGCCGGACTTGTCAAGCAGATCGCAAATTACCCTACCACCGATTCCTTCGCCCATTAATTCACTGCCACCTCTGCCGGCGCTGCCCGGAGAAGGTGAGCTACCCAAGCTGCCGCCCCTAGATAATCAAGTCACTGCTTATAATTTTCCTCCCCTGCCGCCGCCGAATGCCTTTCCCAAATTAACCGATCTGCCGCCGCCGATTTCCTTACCAGATTTATATAGCGCCATACCTCCCACTCCCCTCCAAGATTGGTCAAACCTGACATCCCCCGCCGATATCCCAGATGGGTCAAACCTGCTACAGAACAACAGTGTGCAAGGTTCGCTCGACCAGCGGCAAAAAATGGCCTCTGCAAACTGGGGTGCCCTGCCGGCACCGCCGCCCTTGACAAATTTCCCTCCCCCTGTAACATCGGGTGGGATATTGCCGAATACGGGTTTGCAGGCAGGACTATCGCCCCTTGATCAAATGCTGGCAGCTGATCTACCGGATAACCCGCCAGCAAGGGAAGTTCAACAAAAGGTTGCAGAAACCTTGAAGAAGCGACAGCAGATCGCACTACGCCAACAACAGCAGGATCAAGCTGTGCGGAAGACAGATGCGGCTGGGGCAACGGCATTAGCAAAACCAGGCACTCCCAATTCCAGTTCACTCACCCCTGAGCAACAACGCAGGGCACAAGAGGAAAGAATTGCGGCGGCAATGATGCGGCAGAGGCAGCAACAGCAACAAGCCGCCGCAACTGCTACCGGCTCGATTTCAGAGAATGACCAACTGAGGCTGAGGGCGACAGAAGCTTATACCAGCTACGTTGCCAAAGTAAAACAGACAAATCCTGATGCCGTCCCGGCAAGCCCCCAAGTGCTACAAGCTCGCTATCCGAAAGAGGCCGGTTCACCGCAAAAAGAAGCGGCTGCTTTAGTTGGGGTGACGGTGGATCCCCAAGGCAAAGTTGTTGAGGTCATGCTGTTAATGAGCACAGGGGATGCAGCTGTGGACAAGGCAGCGCTACAGGCGGCGATGCAGGATGAATACCCACCGAATGAAAAGCCGATCGTTTACCAGGTAGTTGTCCAGTTCCAAACCGGCAACTCACCCCAGAATGCAGCACCGGCAACAGAAAAGCCGGCACAAAACCAGCAGCCAACTCCAGAAAAACCGGCAACAGAAAAGCCGGCACAAAACCAGCAGCCAACTCCAGAAAAACCGGCAACAGAAAAGCCGGCACAAAATCAGCAGCCAACTCCGGAAAAACCTGCACCTGAGCTGATCCCCGAACAGCCGCTACCGGCACCCACTCAGCCGGAACAGTCTGCACCCACTCCAGAAAAGCCTGCAGCCGAACAGCTTGAAAAGCCGCCGACACCAGGCGCAGGAGCATCTGACCTGATCCCCGAACAGCCGGCATCGGCACCAGAAAGTGGGGCACCGGCTCAGAACCCAGATAAGTCAACATCTGCCCCTAAAAAGCCGGCAGTGAATCAGACTTCTAAAGGCTCATCCGCTGTCCCACAACAGCCGGCAGCACCTCCCGCAGAGGCAGCCGCACCGACCCCCGAAAAGCCGGCAGCGCCTCAAACGGAGGCTACCACACCGGCCCCCGAAAAGCCGGCAGCCACTCCAACAGAGGCTGCCACACCGGCCCCCGAAAAGCCGGCAGCCACTCCAACAGAGGCTGCCACACCTGCCCCTGAAAAGCCGGCAGCGCCTCAAACGGATGCTCTCACACCGGCAGCCAAACAGCCGGCAGCTACTCCAACAGAGGCGGCTACTCCTGCTCCCGAACAGCCGGCACCTGACCTGATTCCCGAAAAGTCCCCGCCGACAAAGGAATCTGCACTTCCCTCACTGCCTTAA
- a CDS encoding precorrin-2 C(20)-methyltransferase, translating to MKTEITVQTGILYGIGVGPGDPELITVKGMRLLERVPVVAFPAGIHGKPGIAQDIVAEWLRPQQVQLALNFPYVQDEEILTQAWQQSAETVWQYLQQGQDVAFVSEGDVSFYSTFTYLSQTLQHLHPEAVVQTIPGISSPMAAAAALGLPLTIRGQRLVVLPALYNITELETALNWADVVVLMKLSSVYEQVWALLHRHNLLTNTWVVERATLPDQVIYTDLLDRPHLNLPYFSLMIVQVSGTKPIKSEDSNF from the coding sequence TTGAAGACTGAAATAACTGTGCAAACCGGCATATTATACGGCATTGGCGTTGGCCCAGGCGATCCAGAATTAATCACGGTCAAAGGAATGCGGCTGCTGGAAAGGGTGCCGGTGGTGGCATTTCCAGCCGGCATTCACGGCAAACCGGGAATCGCCCAAGACATTGTGGCTGAATGGTTGCGTCCCCAACAAGTGCAACTGGCGTTAAACTTTCCATACGTGCAAGATGAGGAAATCTTGACACAAGCGTGGCAGCAGTCAGCCGAAACAGTTTGGCAATATTTGCAGCAGGGACAAGATGTGGCGTTTGTCTCTGAGGGAGATGTGAGCTTTTACAGCACGTTTACCTATTTATCGCAAACACTACAACATTTGCATCCAGAAGCTGTCGTGCAGACGATCCCTGGAATTAGTTCACCAATGGCAGCAGCAGCAGCTTTAGGATTGCCTCTAACCATTCGTGGTCAACGCCTGGTTGTGCTGCCGGCACTTTATAACATCACTGAACTAGAAACGGCGCTAAATTGGGCAGATGTTGTGGTGCTAATGAAGCTGAGTTCGGTTTACGAACAAGTTTGGGCGCTATTACACCGGCATAATTTACTAACCAATACTTGGGTGGTAGAACGCGCCACATTACCAGACCAAGTGATCTATACTGACTTGCTAGATCGTCCCCACTTAAACTTGCCTTATTTCTCGCTAATGATCGTACAAGTGTCTGGAACGAAGCCTATCAAATCCGAGGATAGCAACTTTTAA